A genome region from Osmerus mordax isolate fOsmMor3 chromosome 27, fOsmMor3.pri, whole genome shotgun sequence includes the following:
- the guk1b gene encoding guanylate kinase 1b → MSGPRPVVLSGPSGAGKSTLLKKLLKDYEGVFGFSVSHTTRNPRPGEEDGKDYHFTTREAMQEGIDKGDFIENAEFSGNMYGTSKSSVEDVRAKNLICILDVDIQGVRNIKQTDLDPIYVSIQPPSMEILEKRLRDRQTETEESLQKRLEAARIDMEESNEPGVFDLVIVNDDLDEAYEKLKNVLLEEIQKVQEANKS, encoded by the exons ATGTCAGGACCGAGGCCTGTGGTTTTGAGCGGCCCTTCTGGGGCAGGTAAAAGTACCCTGCTGAAGAAGCTGCTGAAGGATTATGAAGGAGTCTTTGGCTTCAGTGTGTcac ATACAACAAGAAACCCTCGTCCAGGGGAGGAAGATGGCAAAG ACTATCACTTTACAACCCGGGAGGCCATGCAAGAAGGTATTGACAAAGGGGATTTCATTGAGAATGCAGAATTTTCGGGAAACATGTATGGAACGAG TAAGTCATCAGTAGAAGATGTACGGGCAAAGAACCTGATATGTATCCTAGATGTGGACATCCAGGGTGTCAGGAACATCAAGCAAACTGATCTGGATCCCATCTACGTTTCTATTCAGCCTCCCTCCATGGAAATCCTG GAGAAGCGTTtgcgggacagacagacagagactgagGAAAGTTTACAGAAAAGGCTGGAGGCAGCAAGGATTGACATGGAGGAAA GCAATGAACCAGGAGTCTTTGACCTTGTCATTGTAAACGATGACTTGGATGAGGCCTATGAGAAG